Sequence from the Notamacropus eugenii isolate mMacEug1 chromosome 6, mMacEug1.pri_v2, whole genome shotgun sequence genome:
agaTAAACAATTCCTTGCTCCCCtggtttgtttatagtatcagcctttatacctaaatcatgtaacCCTTctccaactttttaaaaacattttttaaacagattttttggattgatatcttgtttttacattgccctcatttttttccatcccttcttTTCCTGTCTGAGAGTCATCCttgtaataaagattttttttttaaataaggaaagattaaagaagagaaaaatcagtaaaattaACACATCGAGTGATTCAACCCTGTGGACCTCAGACATTGAAAGAAGAGGCATCTTCTCATCACTCTTCTTTGGGGCAAAGCTCATTCTTCTTAATTTCGTAGCTCTCAGTTTTGTTCTGTTCTTTGCATTTACGTTGTTGTAGGCCTTGTGTCTGCTTACTTCGCTGCATCCAGTTATAtgtttctctgcttctctgtattcatcatgcttattgtttcttatagcactgtAGTCTTCTGTCAAATTCAGGTACCATATTGTTTctccattccccaatagataggcAATCTGCTttgcttttcaaattttaaaagtccCCTCAGTAATAATgctcttgttttatttattaatgacaCTGCTGCTTCCCAATGATTTCCCTTCCTCTGCCATCCTTCCCAAGTGAAGGCTGTCTTGTCAGAAAGgacaatcaagcaaaacaaggCAGCCGCTCCCTGGCTGTGGGGAATTGTGTCCTTCCACTTGTGCTCCACTCATTCTCCCCAGGGAgtcaggagaaagtgaagctgtgGGTCCTTCGGAGGACCTTCTTTGCACTGCGGCCATTGTGGGAGGGGTTCTCTCacttctgcttactttgcttcTCCCCAGGCAATAGTTGTAGGGCCACCCTGAGACCTGTGGAACATGATGTGTGCCCatcatcttttttgtttattctcaCCCAGCATTGGTAACATCAAAGGGAGACAATTGCAGCCTCTCATGGCCCTGCCTCCCTTCTCCCAGGGTCTGGGCGGCAGGATCATGTGCTCATGTCCCATCTGCatcacctcccctcttccctaGCACGCACTCACACACgtgcttttttcctttcagtttcttcttgATGGGGAGCCATTGACACCTTGTGACTTGCAGGTCAGTGTTGTGGGAGGGACTGAGCAGGGATTGAAAGGGTGGGGCAGGCACCAGGGAtttggggcagagagagagagagagagagagagagagagagagagagagagagagagagtgtgtgtgtgtgtgtgtgtgtgtgtgtgttcctgccTAATTGGCAGCTATAACCCTCTTCCTTACCATgattgggaaaggaaaaagaagcacTGATCCTCTATCATCCTCATAAAAGACCCATTCTTTTTATGTGCTTCCAGCCTCCCACATCTTCTGGCCTTTGCTCCTtggccctccctctcccctctgcaGCTGGAAGTACCTCTGAGACGTCGTATGGCCCCGACTTGAGTGACAGCTTCTCTTCAGGAGGTGTTTTGGTTCGCCCTCTCCCTCGTAAGGCTAAGGTGAGCTCATGCTGCCTTGTGACAGGGGACTCAAGCCTCTGACATGGCTACTCTGCCAGTAATGAAAAGTATTCAACCTTCCCCTAGGCAGTTCTTTGGTTTGGGAGAGGGTAGTGGTACCTTGAGGCAAAGGGCTGGATGTCTTGGGGTCCTGCTTaacttgaaaaagaaattctGTCTGTCATTCTCAGAGCCGAGTCCGTGTGAGGCAGGCTAGTATCTCAGAGCCGAGCGATACTGACCCAGAACCCCGAACTCCAGAGCCCTCCCCTGCTGGTAAGACCTGGTCCTTGATTTTTCTTGTCTCCCCCAGATTTTCAGTTTTGTGCTTTCTGACCTTTGTATCTGTCCCTGCTGACTATTGCTACCTTCCTTACTAATCTCCTCATCTCCAACCCTTCTCTAGTTTCCCCCTTAGGAAAGGCATCCTTCTCTAAAGTCCTTCTATGATGCCATCCTCTTTGCGGTGTGATTCTCAACTCCGTGCCAACCCAGAAGGGAAGCTCTAGGTTCTACCAAACTGAAAAGGCTTTGAGGACCAGCCTAGAAATGGACTGACCTAAGCTCAAAAAACCTCATTACTGGGTTAGCCACAGGGCCTCAGCCTTAGCAGCCCACAAAGAGCCTCTTCTAAGGCACTAAGGAATTTCAGCCTGCATTGATGAAGGccacccctcctcccaccctgcttCCTCCCCACTATGAAGTCCTAGGTCCTTGAAGATGGAAGAATCCTGAAAGGCATGGACGAACATTGGAAGATGTATTGTGGCACTGCTGCTCACCTTGTGTTCTGTCTCTTCTAGGCTGGTTTGTGCAGCAGCAACGGGAGCTTGAGCTTATGAACAGTTTTCGGGAGAGATTTGGTTGTGATTGGCTGCAGTACCGTAGCCACCTCGAGACTCCTGGGACGCCTCCTCTGGAGACCCCCAAGACCTCTGACTTGGGTCCAGTCCCTGTGGACCCTCCAGACCCTCAGAGCCTTTCTAGCTCAGTGCAGCTGGGGGATGGAGCCAGTAGTTTAGATGAATCCATTCTGACCGGGCCAGGAGAGGAAAAGATTGAGGAGGAGGAACAGATGATGGAAGTGGCAACTGTGGAAGAAGACAccaaggaggagcaggaggaggagataGAAGATCAGGAAGTGGAGGGTAAGTGGCCTTTTGCTGTCTCACCCTGGGAGGCAAGGGCATGGATGGTTTTTAGGGGAGGGAGGCAGTGGGAGATGAGCAGGGGGACTCAGAGATGTATCTCAGCATCTGTACAGTCTGAGGGCCTTGCAGCGGGGTTTCTCTACAGCGGAGCTATGTCGTCCCATGCTGGTGTGTCTCCTGGAGGGGACTGATAGGGTGCGTGGCCAGGAGAGGTTTCTACGGGTCACATCTGGGCATCTGCTGGAGGTAGAACTGCAGGCAGCACGGACCCTGGAGCGACTGGACCTTCGTAGCCTTTGGGCGGCTGAGTTAGAGACAGAGCCTCAGACCCAGAGCGGGGCCATGCCTGTGGTGAGAGCCAGAGCTGAGGAGAATTAGTGGGATTTGCTGGTTGGAGCAGGAGGGAAAGGCTCTGGGGGACAGTCACACCCCTAGGCTGAGGGAGAATTTTGTTCTGGGCCATATGGCGTGTCTCCCCTCGGCCCTCCTGGCATTCATCAGAAAGGTGCGCTCTGTCCCATACCCTAAGaggccttcctttcctcttctctccccccgcTCTCCAGGACTCTGACCATGCTGCTACCAGTGGCCCTATTATTGTCCTACGCTTCTCCTACATCCGTTCTGACCGGCGGCTGCGGCGATACCTGGTGTTAGAGCCTGATTCCCATGCTGCTGTGCAGGTGAAGCCTGGTGTTGGGCAAAGCCAGGGTAGGATCAGCAGAAGGGTGGCAGTTGGCAGGCAGGAGGAAGAGGACGATTCTCTTCTGTGATGCTTTTACATTTCAGGAGCTACTGGCCGTCTTAGCCCCAGCAGCAGCTGCCCTGAGGCTTCAGGCTGGGGTAGGCAGAGGCCAAGCAGGAGGCCAGCTTCGATGCCTCCGCTGCCATCAGATCAGCTCAGTGATGACTCCTCAGGAGGAGATGGATGTCCAGGGCAAATGGACTTCAAAGACTGGTAGGGGGCCTGGCCATTTTTCCTTCCTGTCTGTCCTTCCATCTTAGGGAGGGAACAGTCCCAGCTTGATGTTGAGGAGGGGTCTGGCAGGAGAGATCAGAGCTTTGAGGGATGGTGTGGGGATGATGAAACCTCATGGAGAAGGCGGGAGGTGTGCATAGGAGCTGGGGGAGCCACCAGCCAGGAACAGGACGAGAGAACAGACGTGAGAGCCTTATTGACGAAGCATGTTGGCTACTGGAACCATGCTCCCACCTCAGGGTCCTACTCTCTCCGCAGACGGCCCGCTTCTGTGTCCCCTGTGTGGCAGTGACCATGTGGTGTTGTTGCCTCAGCATGATGTAGCCCCCCAAGGGGAGCAGAAGGAAGGGGAGTTGGACCCAGCTTCCACCACGCTTCCTAGAACCCCTCTGGGCTCTCCAGATGAGGGCTATGGCGATAATTCCAGCAGTCCTTCCCTCCAGGCCTGTGCACCCCATGCCACTGACAGCTGGGGCCTTCATCCTCGTGAGTATGGGACAGACTTAGGGGAAGTTCAGTGAGGAAATGCACTGCATTGGAGTCGGAAGGCCTGTTTCCAGAGTTCAGGCTCTGACACTCAACTAGTTGTAGGATCACCGACAACTTAGCTTTgctaagcctcaatttccctattcataaaataggaataataatgcaCTAACTGCCACATAAGGTTgatgtgagaaaagtgctttgtaaaccttgaagtgccgTAAAGGTGTAAGCTAGTATTGTTTATTATTGAGATATGAGATTCCCTGGGGGAGGGAGTATCCAGTTAGCAGTTGTCTAGCTGGACTCATTCTGTCCCTGGCCTTCAGCTTCTGACCGCTCTGGTCTCCGCGCTGTGGATCACCGACTCCGACTCTTCCTGGATGTTGAGATATTTGAAGATGTCCAGGAAGAGTTTCAGTGCTGTCTCAAGGTGGGGCCCAATTCTTCCTCTAGTCTATCTGTTCCTTTCTCAGGACCTGTACTCACCCTGGCTCTGAATCCTCTACAACTCTGGCCCTGCGCTTCCCTCCTAGGTGCCAGTGATACTACGTAGCCAGTCCAAGGAGTTTTCTTCCCTTGTTGTTGTGTCTGATGTCCGGCTTTATGTGTTGGAGGTGACTGGGGAGATGCGGTGAGTGAGGAATgactggggaagaggaagaggggaactCTGCCTGTGAAAGTGTTTTTCTCCCTTGGCTCATTTCTCTGGTCACtctgccttccctctctccacaGAGGTCAGCCATCTAGCTGGCTGCAGCCATGCGTGACCGTCTCTCTACAGGACCTGAGCTGCCTAGAACTCGGCCTGGCCGGGCAGAGCCTTCGACTGGAGTGGGCAGGGGGTGGAGGTGGCTGCATCTTGCTGCCACGGGAACCCCAGTGCTGCCGTGCATTCCTAGAGGAGCTCAGCGGTGAGGGGCCCATGGATTTGGGGCTGGGGAGGAGCATTGAGGCCCCTCGGTGATGTTGCTGAAAGCTTGGAACTTAGGAGTGTGAAGGGTGAGGGGTGAGGGTGGCAGGGATGGAGAAGACCAGTGACTACTTGAAGAGGCTTCTTAGAAGTGAGGCAAGCACCTGAGCCTGACCCCTGTTCCCCACTCCCAATCTCACCTTGTGGCCCTCTCCAGCCACCcttcagctgctgcctcctggcCGAAGGCCCCGTGTCACTGCCAGCAGAGAGGAAGTGACTCCTCAGCACCGACTCTGGTAAGTTCTACATGGTGCCTTCAAGTCCTCTCCATCCCACTTACCCAGCTGTGAAAACCAAGATGGGGTGTTGGGTTAAGAACAACTCTACAGAACACTTTCTCTGTTCAGTCCTCCCAAAGAGACAAAACTCTGCTCACTGCTGTCCATTCTGCCCTTGGCCAGCCCCTGCATCCTGCTCCCACAGTCATCTTCTTCCATGGGCCCCTATAGTCTTCTCTGCCACTGCCCTTCACCCATTCCCTCTCTGCCATATCCATATTCTCCCTGCCCCTCTACCTAGCCTGCCACTGATACCCATTCCCTCCCATGGCCCCTGCCCCCCAGGCCATTGCTAGATACCGACTCCAGCCCTGAGGACCCCCAGTTCTTCTACTTGCAGGCGTTTCTGGTTGAAGGTACTACATctggggggtgaggggaatggATCTCTTGGGCAAATCCCTCCTGACACTGTGGGCACACTGAGATGAAGGGCCTTGTCTGCCTCTGCTCTGGGAAGGCTTGGGAGTTTTGGAATAGGGGTTGAATCACAGTTTGTTAAGGTGGGCTGGATCTCACCTAAGTTTAAGTCTGTATTGTTGCAGTGACTTGGTGGGCCTCACTTCTCACCCTCACTTCCACCTCAAGAGAGATAGCCATCTGGCCACCCTTTATTGGGCTAAAGAAAACAGAATGTGGCTACCCCTCACTTTATTTGTTCTGGGTGGTGGAGAAGATCTTGTAACTCTTCAGGCTCTTCACAGGATCATGGAGGTTCTGGAAGCCACAGGCTTCTTGGGTTTTAGGATGAGGGCTTATAGCACTAGGGGAGAGATTGAAAAAATTAATGACTGATCATACACTATTATGCCCCCTCACCCCAACATTGCAGTGCTGGCTTCTgccctttttctcccttcaggCAGGGAGCGCTTCACAATCATCTCAGGTCCTATGTCTGTTGGCCTTCATTTCCCTCTCTTCAGGCTCCACTTCCTGCCCAGTGTCCCTGTTGATAACTCCATCCACCTTGTACCTGCTGGATGAAGATCCCATGTGGTCCCAGGCTGAGCCTTCCCCTCCAGAGACAGCTAGAGAAGCATCCATAATGACCCTTCCTTCAAGACTGGATGCTTCTGTCCATGTCCATGATCAGCAACCACTCAGCAGCCTCAACTCCATACAGGTTTATCGAACAACCCCGATGGACTTTCGCCTGGCTCTGTATGATGAGGTATGTGTATTTGGAGGGGAGTTGTGAATGTTTTGGGGAGAAAATAGGCAGTCTGGAAGGGGAAGGTACAGAGACTAGAAAAAGCAGGAAACCTTGGAGAGGGCATGGCATCAGGAGGGAAAATGATGGGTAGACCAGAGGAAGCTAAGACTTTGGGAGAGGTAATTAGGAACACTGTTGTACCATGGGTAATCGAGGTAAAGGGAGATGAAGGACCAGAAGACTTGGGACTCGGGACAAGAAAAGTGGTGCTGTAGGgctgggaagaaagaagagagatgtGGGGGAGTGGCTTTTCCTCCAGGGCCTCTCTCCACTAGCATGATCTCAGCTTCCTGTGTGCTAGAGAGGTCACTGCTGCCTTGGCCCGTAGGTATCGAGACTTGAGAGCTTTTGGTCGCTTCGTGTTGTGTGTCCAGAGCAATTGACTGCACTGTTGGATTGGATCCGAGGTC
This genomic interval carries:
- the STK11IP gene encoding serine/threonine-protein kinase 11-interacting protein yields the protein MATSSLVWKLAGLLQDSGDLVLSGRSTLTLLTTTLQQLNHVFELHLGPWGPGQAGFVALPSHPADSPTILQLQFLFDVLQKTLSLKLVHVPGPGPQGPIRIFPFKSLKQLELHAVPLHCLCGLRGIYSQLETLICSRSLQALEELLSACGGDLCSALPWLSLVCANFSYNSLTALDRSLHLLSALQILNLSHNQVTDCEDFLTSLSELQHLDVSYNHLQSVPVMGPSGAVLTTVVLRGNELRSLCGLDQLRGLRHLDVAYNLLEQHGELMPLRMLAELQRLHLEGNPLSFHPDHRAATVQFLSPQARNTSPSGFLLDGEPLTPCDLQPPTSSGLCSLALPLPSAAGSTSETSYGPDLSDSFSSGGVLVRPLPRKAKSRVRVRQASISEPSDTDPEPRTPEPSPAGWFVQQQRELELMNSFRERFGCDWLQYRSHLETPGTPPLETPKTSDLGPVPVDPPDPQSLSSSVQLGDGASSLDESILTGPGEEKIEEEEQMMEVATVEEDTKEEQEEEIEDQEVEAELCRPMLVCLLEGTDRVRGQERFLRVTSGHLLEVELQAARTLERLDLRSLWAAELETEPQTQSGAMPVDSDHAATSGPIIVLRFSYIRSDRRLRRYLVLEPDSHAAVQELLAVLAPAAAALRLQAGVGRGQAGGQLRCLRCHQISSVMTPQEEMDVQGKWTSKTDGPLLCPLCGSDHVVLLPQHDVAPQGEQKEGELDPASTTLPRTPLGSPDEGYGDNSSSPSLQACAPHATDSWGLHPPSDRSGLRAVDHRLRLFLDVEIFEDVQEEFQCCLKVPVILRSQSKEFSSLVVVSDVRLYVLEVTGEMRGQPSSWLQPCVTVSLQDLSCLELGLAGQSLRLEWAGGGGGCILLPREPQCCRAFLEELSATLQLLPPGRRPRVTASREEVTPQHRLWPLLDTDSSPEDPQFFYLQAFLVEGSTSCPVSLLITPSTLYLLDEDPMWSQAEPSPPETAREASIMTLPSRLDASVHVHDQQPLSSLNSIQVYRTTPMDFRLALYDEVSRLESFWSLRVVCPEQLTALLDWIRGPWEELFSIGLRVVTREVPDTDP